Genomic window (Juglans microcarpa x Juglans regia isolate MS1-56 chromosome 2S, Jm3101_v1.0, whole genome shotgun sequence):
gatgagttatctaccatcctctttggtgatgagtcactcctatgagacatTATAATGtgttgcacaaaagaatgttaatagaaaacctcacacacttcCTTActtgtttacactcaaataatgacactctactcgtgtttcactcttaattgattttttcccggtaatagtctcacactctcttacattttacctcaatagtttttctactcaagttctttaagaactagttgaactaaaatcaagacaatacaaccttgtattatcccaaccagtaatatatatccaagaaacaagaacaagaaacaaggaaggaataaaatgacatgagactcaaggaatttatacgagggaaagagtaattacaAAACAAGATACTAACTAGAAAGATGCATTCAGCccatttgatgataaggctcaatcaataaatgtctttctttctctttgttgtaactatgttgcaacatttgaatatgctacattttcttttcttattcttcttcttcttctttttttttttttttttcctttcctttcttttattttctattcttttctctaACTCAATCACAAatagaaatactcaattgtgaaaatcaagcgattgaattcaagcacataagaattgacaatgaaatagaaaagaatcaatggaacgacactctAAGCAAtagacaaacttagagatgcaagaaaccctagaattttaaACCCTAAGTGATACAAATTTCAGTCAAACCAAAAATCctaagaattttggcagcctactttttgtttttttgttttttgttttccgttttgttttgttttgtttttttggttattttgcaACCCTAGACCAATGAAACCttataatcaaaattaaagatataagaattaaaagatagaatcagacctgattggaaacctgactctgataccaaatgatatgaacttgttggaatagaatcccttgaacccacaatcaatttgagaaCTCAcccaaaaaagtcaaaatcaagtcaatggatggagaatttagacccgatgagaactagtttcaagaacctagattacaaggagaaatgccacaaaagttgtgatttacccttgataagttcaaaagttcaataaaaaacaaaaggaataaactcaactcacaaataaaattcaatattgtctaacccttcaaatgaggctacaaagagtatttaaacaaaatcctaattaaaaccctagccaaaataaagctttttttttttaatccaaaatgTCCCTGGATGAACAATGTCGCGGCCACAGTAACGCTatagtaacctcttgaaaccttagttcctaaaatgtaactttttgAATAAGCCattagccaaaatacaagacctttccaaaaatcttagttcataagaaataagacatatgtgggctaagcatcctcaagcccaattattaTAGATTAATtcatataactaataaaataagctcatttaatgaaataaacaagttcaaagccttcaatcacataatcatactAATAGGCcttaatttatgttgcactcttctatagcttgtatcacgtggataaTTACTGGATTTCCTTCTCTTAaccccatcttgaatattcggctcttgctagactcgtcccaagttgTTTGTAACAATCATTGCATTGCTTTTTTACTCTTCTTaactcttgatcttgtaattggtccatctggaacttgcaaaagaattttaagactaggcccacctttcCCATCGAAACATCATGTGGATCAAATACTAAAGGTGGATATATAGAAGCCTATTAACATTGCATATGTAAGGAGATTTCCCTTCACTCATAAGCCCACTCGGTCGAGAGTAATGGACTTCCTTCCGATATTTGGGGCCCAAACTTGTCCAAAGCAACTCGCCTGtaaggaaaagtaaacaataatgGCTGATAAGACAGACAGGCTTGACGCCGCTCGGCCGTACACCGTTCATCAGGACTCGTACATGGCAAAATGGGAAAGACGAAGAAATTCTGATCTTCTGACATGGGAACATCGATGGACTACCGAAGACATCAGTAGAATAAAGCATATTGGAGAATCATGCtacattaatgacaccactagCCAAGCaacacaccacattaatgacaccgtCACAGAGGCACGTCGCATTCAAATAACTTTGACCAAAGGTACAGTAAAAAGAACACGGGTTCTACAAGGATAGGCACGATTTGTCCTACCCAAACTCtcggtataaatagcaattttCCCAAAAAGCGTTTTGATCTCTAggctctctcattatttacaaacttttaaaatactctactaattttggcatcggagactcctcAGCCCCAAGATCGCCCTCTTCCAATatctttcttctctatttttcgCATAGacctagttttaaagatatgaacCGCTGAAACCTAGTCCAATGACATACAAAACACTACGTTaagggcatatatatatatatatatatatatatatatatatatatatatatatatacagtacttGATCCATTTATGAGGAGATCATCGATCGAATACTGACGACTGTGGCATCTAAAGCATCGATTGGAAAACTACTTCACTTTCGGTCCCTCCACATATATGATCATGTGATGCATGCGTATACGTATTGTTGTAATATATGACTCATATTGAGTGAAACACGTATATAAAAAAGCAGGCTGATGTTAAGAgtgaaaattcaatataaatatatatgatgtaatCCTAATAGTTTGAtacttagtgaaaatttagcTCTCACTCCTGTGAATATAGgtacactataaaaaaaatcagtatttATTCAAAATCACGGTACTAGATCGTACGTGAAGGCGATGTATATATCGTCACCCTGCATGTGGCTCATGTGGTGTATATAGGatgatatttttgttaattaaatattaGCCCACTCAACACGTTTTGAGGCACAATTAATGAgttcttttaatttaaaatttaagtatTGAACTgtgagaataaaattataagtgcATAACCTCTCttgatttttaaaatgtaaaattgcTAATAAATAGGACTCTTTTATATTGAGGCTTCTacattaatatatcatttcaaTTGATAATATGATTAATCTTATACTGTGTTGTTCTTTCGTGAGAAgtaattttttgttaagaatcATACATCCtgttttatatgtatatatatatatatatatatacacactttatgagttttctctatttctttatttttaagatttttgaagAGGTGGGAATTAGGGCCTTTGACATTAGCCCTGGTTAGGGGTGGGCAATCACCCTCGCTACCATATCCCCGTCCGCCCCGCCTCCGCATATGCGGGTATCATCCCTAGAGTGCTTGGTTGTTGCCGCTTTGAGCTCGAAGTACTCTGACTAGCTTTAAGAGCcttgaaatatgttttttttttcaactaagaagtaattttatttaaaaagctttcattttgctttttatttttttccttaggGGCCTTTTCTCCTCGGAACCTTCGACGGAAGCCCGGCCTATTTGTTGCCACTTTGAGCCGaccatgaaataaataagagatgtgtggctttaaaaatatcttataaaaataaataaaaaatgtttcattgtaaaaaaatcataaattcacTTAAATTAATGTGTTATGtcaattataaactttttttttattatatgataaatcacataaatttataaattcacttttaaaaaaattatcttttgtaAATGATCCGACATATATTGAAGTAaacttttcaacattttttcgCATactaatcaatttataaatttaacaagtCTCAATAACGAGTAAATCTAGAAAGCCTTCTCTAACTGGTCCTTTCCTTCTCTAGAAGGTTGAGGGAGCGTCCTTTCTTTCCTTGTGAAAGGTGAGGCGGTGGGTTTGGGCAATCTGGGTAATAGGTATAGAGTTTCTCTAAAGCTTCAACAAGATGGCAGATGAACTGGAAATCAAGTGGACATGATTAAGATTGACAGAAACAGAACAACTTGAGGTGAGTTTGACAgaggaagaaacaaaaagagCTAAAGTTCGAGGTCAAAATTGCTTAGTTATGCTAGTTCTCTGGAGAAAAACATTAACAAGGAAGCATTCAAAGTAACAATGACCAAGTTGTGGAATCCAGAAGGATGGATAAGTTTTAAAGAGGTAGGgaataacaaatatatagtGGAATTTCATAGAGTCATAGACATGGAAAGAGTACTAAATGGTAGACCTTGGACTTTTGATAGACACTTAATCTATATACAAGAATATGACAGTTATACCTCCCctaatgaaatgaattttaacTCTGAAACTTTTTGGATTCAACTTCATGGGCTACCTTTTGCTGCTATGACTtatgagggggggggggggaattgaTTAAATCAATTGGAGAGGTGATAACAGTGGATGTTGATGAAGAAGGAGTGGGATGGGGAAAATACCTACGGGTTAGAGTAAAGTTGAACATCTTAAAACCTTTGCCTAGAGGTATAATTATTAGAATTGAAGGAAAACAAAGGTGGATAGAATGCAAATATGAAAGATTaccattattttgttttatgtgtGGTGCTATAAAACATGTTGACAGAAACTGTGATCtggaaaaaagtagaaaaaatctTATAGGCAAAGGTTCAGTCCAATACGACCAATGGTTGAGGGCCTCAAATACCAACTTTAATGGGGAGGGAGAAAAAAGGTTGGGACCAAAAGGAATGAAGTAAGCTCAATCAAAATTGCAGGTTGGACCAGAAGAGGCACTAATTATGGGTGGGCTTACTACTGATGTTCAAATGAGTAAAAGTGGtaaagaattaaaagaaaaggtaaGCAGCAGTAGAGAAGCTCCTCCACAAGTTGATAATGATCAAGTTATACAGGACTCAGAAGATCTCTTTCAAATACCTGCAATTTTTAACAAAGGAGGTTGGGAAGGTGAGACCAACAATATTTTGAGGGAAGATACAAAGCCTAGTATTACCTGTCCAGAATATGAAGATAGACCAATCCAATCAAGCAATTTAATTACAATACTAGAGGAACTAGTGATTAAGCAGACAGGTTGGAAAAAAAGAGCTAGACAATCACACTTGAGCAGGGTAATTGAAATGGATCCTATGGACACTACTCAGTTAGAAAATGTTTCAAAGAAAAGAGACATAATAGATGTGAAGCACGTAGTTCAACAGGGTACTCtcaagaaacataaaaattcaCTCAATCCTGATAAGTGTTCAACTCAGGATCAAAAGGTGGTGGCTGCTGAGCAGCACCACCTACAAAAATGAAGTGCATGAGCTGGAACTGTCGAGGGTTTGGGAACTCTCGATCAGTCCATGAGCTTCATCTTTTGGTGAGGCAAAAGCACCCAAATGTAGTCTATTTGATGGAAACTAAATGTAGAAGggaaaaaatggaaataataagaaataaactgGGGTTTGACAGAAGTTTTATTGTAGATAGTAAATGTTTCAGTGGTGGAATTGCTATGATATGGAACTCTGAGGATTAGATTGAATTGGATTCCTACACTAGAAGCCatatttttgtgaatattacAGTTCAAGTCTCTAGGAAGATGTGGCTCCTCACTGGGTTCTATGGGAATCCATGTACAGCTCTTAGAGAGGGGAGTTGGCAACTGCTAAGACTTTTGAAACCAGTAGATGATAAACAATTTGTTGTTCTCAACATTGACATGATCACTTGAAGATAGTTGTTGTTGTAACAATAGTCCACCATTTCGTTTGAAGAActtctctttttgtttaatCATCTTCCTTTTCCTTATAAGTTTGTGTGACCACCATCCACCAAAAAGCAAACATAATACCCCAAAGCTTGTACTAATACCTGCTTACTCAATGGAATAAGAAAAGGTCATTAGTACTCCTTGCTATCGtaaagattatattaataattttggttttgcttgcatgtacatatatatttacatcAGCGGCATTAGGTGAAAGGAGACGTCCTAACTGATCTAAGATTCTAATTAAACTATTATTTGAAGTACTAAATTCGTAACTATTTATCGATATTCTGAAATATTCGAAGAGTACAAACGAGCCCCAcgttttctttcaaattaccTCTAAACTCCAATCTCTAATtacaacatataattttattctatatttGATCATTCGAGGACATAAATTTATTTCGTGTAGCAATAATATTgtctctcaaaatatatatgtacttttttatttaacttgtaccatacatatatacatatatatatatatatatatatatatataatctttctgGGAACTGGAAAGCATGAAGTGAAACCAATTTAAACGAGCGAAGGTCAAACAAATTAACTGGTAAAAATGAGATGACGTACGTACCTATAATGATGGCACTCATTTGCTGATCATCAGACCTCGGAGGCTCGAAACAAGTGTAATAGGACCCATCCATATTTTCACATAATTCGTTGACATCTGATATATGATACAATGATGATCACAAACacagttatataaaatatgggtaataaaagttataaaatagtgcgttttattattataaatataggaCCAGAAAAACTGAAAAGACTTGGAGAACTAAATGGATTAAATGGCTCGAATTTTGGATTAAATAGAGAAATTTACCTCGACATCCTCCAAGAAGATACGGATTTCCTCTGTAGCCATGCCGGCACCCACACTTCCAGTTCCAGGTGGTATTGATCCAAACAGTAATGGTATCATTGTATATCCTCCTCGTGCTCCAACGAGTACAAGAATAGGCCGTTGAGTTCGCGTATTCCCTTGCCGTCGAGTTTTTCCTTGTGGGAAGATAATAGAAAGAAGTATTGTCAAGCCCCCATTCCAATATCACTGGAACGGACATATTTGGACTCGGCTCTGTGAATATGGTCTCAAACCAATCCTGGTCAACCATAAATGCGTACTTACATCCACTAATATTGTGGCGGCCGGAACCTTTCGTCTCTATTGTTGTAGAGAATACTTGGAGATCATGAGAAGGGATTGTGGTTTGGCAACAGTTTGTGGCGTAGCAACGACTTCCATTTATGAATGGATCCTTGTCACAAGAAGACTCGCACCCACCGTCAAAGGAATTCGAGTCATTATGGAACAAGGACCGCAACGAGGCAGAGTTGTTGCAACCCATGACAACGAAGCTGTTTTTGTTGTCGGAGAAGACGAAAGGACTTTTGTCTAACTCCAGATGATTTTTGCTGCTCGTGCCATTGGTACAGCTCGAAAAAATGGTATAGTTGACGCGAACTTTGCCTACAAGGTCAATCTCCAGCATCTCCAGGTCGAAGCTCTTCAAAAATGGTTTTGGAAATCCCAGATCATAAGAGTCATTTGATGATCTGCAGACTATCTCAAACCACTCTCCGACGTAGCAACCATTTCCGATTCCAAAAGGGTATGGAATGCTTACTTCCCCACAGTATTCTGAACATGTACTGTTTATTACGTTCGATTTTCGCGCGAATGCATTTACTGAGCACATGGCTAACACAAGCATCCGAAACAGTACCATTTGCATTAATGCCATCAAGATCTCTTTCTCTGtgatgattttgatgacttATTAAGGCAAAGACATCGATTTTATATTGTACGTAGTAGTAGAGATAATTCAAAGCTGGAAGTCGCCATTAGGCTTTTTTATTTGGTGTGGAAAAGTCTCGGCTGCAACTGTCCAGGACGTGATCAAATTATGACGAGCAATGATATCCAaacatattgttttaaaatgaaagatatttttataaagtcatattatttttataaagtattttattaaatcattcttatttttatataaataaaattatattttattttaaaatatgattgtataATATGTTGTGTAAAGTGATgtgtgtttatatttttcatttcaaaattctatCTAAAGTTAATTACGAtcatttcaaaacttaattctatctaataaagaattatatttatgaaactTAATTACCAATTACATGTACATTTATTATGCATACTTATAATTTTCGCTTATCGTGTTTGATCcaatttatataagattttcaaATAAAGAGAATTAGTGGTATGGcgcaaagttttgaattcagttcggttaaaaaattaaaaaggaataTTTTGATATCGATACATTTTTAATATACGGTTTCGAGATAGtttttatatagataaatttaatatatatatataaattatatttcaaactaACTGGAATATATATAActctttacataaatatattaattataaaaatgtatttttttattcttttaaatcgGTGTTATCATCTATAAACGACATATAGAGCAATGTAGCTGTACAAAAGTAGATGAAACTTTAATAAACAATAAGAAAACCTGAGGAAAAATAGATGGAactttagtaaaaaatatacaaaagcaGATGGAACTTTAGTAGTAAACAAGGTAGAGTCGGATTCATTTCACAGCTAACAAATTGCACGGAAGGGGAAAAGGAGGATGggagaaaaaatatcaagaaaTGACAGTGTGTCCTCACTATTCAAAGCTATTGACGAAATTGCCACTAATATTTATTTCGGACCGAAATGTCCTTTCCATCCGAAATATATGGAATTCGGCTATAATTGACTGAAACCAACCGGAATTTGATCCAATACGGAACAATAACTTACATTGTGCCGATTACTGTTCGAAACGG
Coding sequences:
- the LOC121252416 gene encoding wall-associated receptor kinase-like 8, translated to MVLFRMLVLAMCSVNAFARKSNVINSTCSEYCGEVSIPYPFGIGNGCYVGEWFEIVCRSSNDSYDLGFPKPFLKSFDLEMLEIDLVGKVRVNYTIFSSCTNGTSSKNHLELDKSPFVFSDNKNSFVVMGCNNSASLRSLFHNDSNSFDGGCESSCDKDPFINGSRCYATNCCQTTIPSHDLQVFSTTIETKGSGRHNISGCKYAFMVDQDWFETIFTEPSPNMSVPVILEWGLDNTSFYYLPTRKNSTAREYANSTAYSCTRWSTRRIYNDTITVWINTTWNWKCGCRHGYRGNPYLLGGCRDVNELCENMDGSYYTCFEPPRSDDQQMSAIIIGISTSFGVLCLLFGGWWSHKLIRKRKMIKQKEKFFKRNGGLLLQQQLSSSDHVNVENNKLFIIYWFQKS